The following are encoded in a window of Paenibacillus polymyxa genomic DNA:
- a CDS encoding nucleotide pyrophosphohydrolase, with product MEKSLDEIQREVDQYISQFKEGYFSPLAMLARMSEEVGELAREVNHSFGEKPKKMDEADNSIELELGDILFITVCFANSLGINLTEAHDKVMQKFNTRDANRWTKKDTD from the coding sequence ATGGAAAAATCATTAGATGAAATTCAACGTGAGGTAGACCAGTATATATCTCAATTTAAGGAAGGGTATTTTAGCCCTTTGGCGATGTTGGCTCGGATGTCTGAGGAAGTCGGGGAACTCGCGAGGGAAGTCAATCACTCCTTTGGCGAGAAACCGAAAAAAATGGATGAGGCGGACAATTCGATTGAGCTGGAGCTGGGAGACATTTTGTTCATCACAGTTTGCTTTGCGAACTCGCTAGGTATAAATTTGACCGAGGCTCATGATAAGGTCATGCAAAAATTTAACACGCGTGACGCGAATCGCTGGACCAAAAAGGACACCGATTAG
- a CDS encoding YitT family protein, protein MKISKSMEQLKLILPIVLGTAIYAFGLLYFIIPSKLMEGGITGITLLLNYAFSISPSLSTLLLNIPLFLIGWKMLGGKQILYTGVGIGSLTFFLWLYEKMIHFGWMGTFQTEHDFILSSLYAGVTLGAGLGIVFRFGGTTGGSDIIARILNRKFGWSMGRILLVIDIVIIGASLLYIPKEKILYTLVAVFIASKIIDFIQEGAYSAKAFMIISDHTMDIADIIIRDMDRGVTIIPAVGAFSKQAKHVAYCVVPRQEIRRLHQIVKSVDPRAFIIIQDVHDVHGEGFKEE, encoded by the coding sequence ATGAAGATATCCAAGTCCATGGAACAGCTTAAACTGATTTTACCCATTGTGCTCGGGACCGCCATCTATGCATTCGGTCTGCTTTATTTTATAATACCCAGTAAACTGATGGAAGGTGGTATTACAGGGATCACCCTGCTGCTCAATTATGCTTTTTCGATTTCACCCTCTCTCTCCACATTGCTGCTGAACATTCCTTTATTTTTAATTGGGTGGAAAATGCTTGGGGGCAAGCAAATTCTATATACAGGGGTAGGTATCGGGTCGCTCACTTTTTTTCTGTGGTTGTATGAAAAAATGATTCATTTCGGATGGATGGGAACATTTCAAACTGAACACGATTTTATACTTTCTTCATTATATGCGGGGGTTACGCTTGGGGCCGGATTAGGTATTGTGTTCCGCTTTGGCGGCACCACGGGCGGCTCGGATATAATCGCTCGTATTCTAAACCGGAAGTTTGGCTGGAGTATGGGAAGGATTCTGCTGGTCATTGATATTGTCATTATCGGTGCTTCACTACTTTACATACCAAAAGAAAAAATTCTATATACATTAGTCGCCGTGTTCATCGCGTCCAAAATTATTGATTTTATACAAGAAGGGGCCTATTCTGCCAAAGCCTTTATGATTATCAGCGACCACACGATGGACATTGCGGATATTATTATTAGGGACATGGATCGTGGAGTTACTATTATTCCGGCTGTAGGTGCATTTTCCAAGCAGGCCAAGCATGTTGCCTATTGTGTCGTGCCTCGTCAGGAAATACGACGTTTGCACCAAATTGTTAAATCGGTTGATCCACGGGCGTTTATTATCATACAGGATGTGCATGATGTACATGGAGAGGGGTTCAAAGAGGAATAG
- a CDS encoding sporulation protein YpjB, whose protein sequence is MIRGQAFPIMIRIVSSVVLSMVLLLSVCVPPGVVEARDQSKPVGNTKEIEELDHAAAILYRDVMDGNIEKARADVAEVSRWFGTGQVQAALSVEAIHALSGSILEVQQATQSVQASPDEWVKAAANLRLATDALAHPRQPLWQQYYKILKEDVSGLNSQFAKGNMKGFKAGAAVLEDHYETIRTAALIHGRTSEVVRADSWISYVKGLGDQQNADASAIRGALDQGNPTFNALFGREKDATALAPFIPRESERRAELAIGMIVLLALAYAGYRKYRAGFSG, encoded by the coding sequence ATGATTAGGGGTCAGGCGTTTCCAATTATGATACGTATTGTTTCGAGTGTTGTTTTATCTATGGTCCTGCTGCTGTCCGTCTGCGTCCCTCCAGGTGTGGTAGAAGCGCGTGATCAGTCAAAACCCGTAGGAAATACAAAAGAGATTGAGGAACTGGATCATGCAGCTGCGATACTGTACCGAGATGTGATGGACGGGAACATTGAAAAAGCGCGCGCGGATGTAGCCGAAGTGAGTCGATGGTTTGGCACTGGACAGGTGCAGGCAGCGTTATCTGTAGAGGCCATTCATGCTTTGTCCGGCAGCATCCTTGAGGTGCAGCAAGCTACACAGTCCGTCCAAGCATCACCGGATGAATGGGTGAAGGCTGCGGCCAATTTACGACTTGCGACAGATGCGCTTGCACATCCGCGTCAGCCCTTATGGCAGCAGTATTATAAGATTTTAAAAGAAGATGTTAGTGGCTTGAACAGCCAGTTTGCTAAAGGCAACATGAAGGGTTTCAAAGCTGGAGCCGCGGTGCTGGAGGACCACTATGAGACGATCCGTACAGCAGCATTGATTCATGGCAGAACAAGTGAAGTTGTCCGGGCTGATTCATGGATTTCCTACGTCAAAGGATTGGGGGATCAGCAAAATGCAGATGCCTCAGCGATTAGAGGGGCGTTGGATCAGGGAAATCCGACGTTTAATGCCTTGTTTGGACGTGAAAAAGACGCCACTGCCCTGGCGCCATTTATCCCGCGTGAAAGTGAGCGCCGGGCAGAATTGGCAATCGGCATGATTGTTCTGCTGGCGCTGGCCTATGCAGGTTATCGTAAATATCGAGCTGGTTTCTCTGGATAA
- a CDS encoding DUF1405 domain-containing protein — translation MSLSYLWSRSFLTSRPFLWLLFWCNLVGTVYGYIWYGGQLEYTLNYHPMWQIVFVPDSPTASLFFTISIAFLLYSPRLNSLKVIRQIIEALAVVTSVKYGIWASAIIFWGVAQGGHMIWQDWMLVASHTAMAVEALLFVRFFTCKWTALCLAALWTLLNDTMDYTFGIYPYLPKTLTDDVPQVRAFTYMLTLVSIIAAWLAMFARNRVGVEVEK, via the coding sequence GTGTCGTTATCTTATTTGTGGAGCCGGTCGTTCTTGACGAGCCGGCCTTTTTTGTGGCTGCTGTTCTGGTGTAATCTGGTTGGAACGGTGTATGGGTACATATGGTATGGGGGGCAGTTGGAATATACACTAAATTATCACCCAATGTGGCAGATTGTATTTGTGCCTGATAGTCCGACGGCGAGTCTGTTTTTTACGATCTCTATAGCATTTTTGCTCTATTCTCCGCGTCTCAATAGCTTGAAGGTCATTCGCCAGATCATCGAGGCATTGGCTGTTGTCACGAGTGTAAAATATGGCATCTGGGCTTCAGCTATTATTTTTTGGGGAGTTGCGCAGGGGGGACATATGATATGGCAGGATTGGATGCTGGTGGCATCTCACACGGCAATGGCGGTCGAAGCACTGCTGTTCGTGCGTTTTTTCACCTGCAAATGGACTGCTTTATGCCTAGCCGCACTCTGGACATTGTTAAATGATACGATGGATTATACATTTGGTATATATCCGTATCTTCCAAAGACGCTAACGGATGATGTACCACAAGTGCGTGCTTTTACCTATATGCTGACCCTTGTCAGTATTATAGCGGCATGGCTTGCCATGTTTGCGCGCAATCGAGTGGGAGTGGAAGTGGAGAAATAG
- a CDS encoding IDEAL domain-containing protein produces the protein MDKMKVTYEVMLGLSAEMVLDEALRKHRSEKLYKDIDEALASGDEVAFRHLTDELKAMS, from the coding sequence ATGGATAAAATGAAGGTTACTTATGAAGTAATGTTGGGCCTGTCTGCTGAAATGGTTTTGGACGAGGCATTACGTAAACACCGGAGTGAAAAACTCTACAAGGATATTGATGAGGCGCTAGCCTCCGGAGATGAAGTAGCTTTTCGTCATCTTACGGATGAGCTGAAAGCAATGAGTTAG
- a CDS encoding gamma carbonic anhydrase family protein — protein sequence MLIHYNGNMPQLHSSVYMAEGAKIVGKVTIGQDSSVWFNAVLRGDMAPIIIGERCNIQDGVVGHVNTDQPLLLADDISVGHAAIIHGCTVGKGTLIGMGAIVLNGAELGEYALIGAGSVVTENTKIPPYTLSLGTPAKVVRELTDADLQRMSRTALSYVAKGKEYRIS from the coding sequence TTGCTGATTCACTATAACGGAAACATGCCACAGCTCCATTCATCTGTCTATATGGCAGAAGGAGCAAAAATTGTCGGAAAAGTAACGATCGGTCAAGATTCCTCTGTATGGTTTAATGCCGTACTGCGCGGAGATATGGCGCCTATCATCATCGGTGAACGCTGCAATATTCAGGACGGTGTCGTGGGACATGTGAACACGGATCAGCCCCTGTTGCTGGCGGATGATATTTCGGTAGGTCATGCTGCAATAATCCACGGTTGTACGGTAGGCAAAGGCACTTTAATCGGTATGGGGGCCATTGTACTCAACGGAGCGGAGCTTGGTGAATATGCTTTAATAGGAGCAGGGTCGGTCGTTACGGAAAATACCAAAATACCACCCTATACTCTTTCTCTCGGTACACCTGCCAAAGTGGTGCGCGAATTGACAGATGCAGATTTGCAGCGGATGTCACGAACGGCACTCAGCTATGTGGCGAAAGGAAAAGAATATAGGATCTCTTAA
- a CDS encoding histidine phosphatase family protein has translation MLIGLIRHGLTDWNAVGKIQGHSDIPLNEEGRRQARLLAERLKEEPYHWDGLITSSLSRAKETGEIIASALHLPLLEPDDRLRERAYGQVEGMTQAEREEKWGVDWHLLDLGQESDADLQLRGLAFMEAIWTENRDKNLLVVSHGGFLANLYKALYQEKFTERIGNLSLSVLQREDMDWAPLLYNCTKHLQEKSDCNSKS, from the coding sequence ATGCTTATTGGCTTGATCAGACATGGATTGACGGATTGGAATGCGGTAGGGAAAATCCAGGGTCACAGTGATATTCCCTTGAATGAGGAAGGGCGTCGGCAGGCACGCTTGCTGGCAGAACGATTAAAGGAAGAACCTTATCATTGGGACGGGCTTATTACAAGTAGTCTCTCCAGAGCGAAAGAGACTGGGGAGATTATTGCTTCTGCTCTGCATCTCCCGTTGTTAGAGCCTGATGATCGGCTAAGAGAACGTGCTTATGGTCAGGTCGAGGGCATGACCCAGGCCGAGCGTGAAGAGAAGTGGGGAGTCGACTGGCATCTGCTGGATCTAGGGCAGGAAAGCGATGCGGATCTTCAGCTTCGCGGGCTAGCTTTTATGGAAGCCATTTGGACGGAAAATCGGGACAAGAATCTGCTGGTCGTTTCCCACGGCGGTTTTTTGGCTAATTTGTATAAGGCTCTGTATCAGGAAAAATTCACGGAACGAATCGGCAATTTGTCACTTAGTGTACTCCAGCGTGAGGATATGGATTGGGCACCACTTTTGTATAATTGCACGAAGCATTTGCAAGAGAAAAGTGACTGTAACTCAAAAAGTTAG
- a CDS encoding RNA polymerase sigma factor — MMTDSQMIQEIKQGNVEVYSELMRRHQRKILAFVYHMLKSSNLEMIAEDLCSETFYKAYRSLHSFREVDASFSTWLYTIARNTVLSELRKHRSGQVPLEESGYVPVAPSDVIPEQAVLRGEKVEMVREAINRLPEKQRSALILREYEQLDYQEIATILGQTVSAVKSLLFRARSSVKTQLEPYFFEPLYEENEGMSSQ; from the coding sequence ATGATGACAGATTCCCAGATGATTCAGGAAATCAAACAAGGTAATGTTGAGGTTTATTCAGAATTAATGAGGCGGCACCAACGTAAAATTTTAGCTTTTGTTTATCATATGCTGAAAAGTTCGAACCTGGAAATGATTGCTGAGGACTTGTGCTCAGAAACGTTTTATAAAGCGTATCGGAGCCTACACTCTTTTCGCGAGGTAGACGCATCGTTTTCCACTTGGTTATATACGATTGCACGCAATACGGTGCTAAGTGAGCTTCGCAAGCACCGTAGCGGTCAGGTTCCATTGGAGGAGAGCGGTTATGTACCGGTAGCTCCATCGGATGTCATTCCGGAGCAGGCCGTCCTTCGCGGTGAGAAGGTAGAGATGGTTCGTGAAGCGATCAATAGATTGCCTGAGAAGCAGCGATCTGCGCTGATTTTGCGTGAATATGAGCAATTGGATTATCAGGAGATTGCGACTATTTTAGGACAGACGGTCAGTGCGGTGAAGTCATTGCTTTTCCGGGCAAGATCCAGTGTGAAGACGCAGTTGGAGCCTTATTTTTTTGAGCCTCTCTATGAGGAAAACGAAGGGATGAGCAGCCAATGA
- a CDS encoding prephenate dehydrogenase has translation MKIAIFGVGLIGGSLALCFKGKPDITVVGHAHLPELMEPMLSRGVVDTATLSVEEAAEDADFIFLCVPVGLLEHYLELLSKLPLKTGCIITDVGSTKSAIAKKASEISLRNAYFIGGHPMAGSERSGVKAASALLFENAYYVLSPAEGVPEEAYSSLERLLKYTSAHVVRVQPDMHDDIVGAISHLPHIIAAALVNQVRKHNDENPLYRTLAAGGFRDITRIASSDPVVWRDILLSNREVLLGLLEEWNGQIERFTHLLRIQDGEGIADEFLTAGHFRSELPERRKGVIVSTFDLYIDVPDTPGIIGRIAMELGNHSINLSNMQIIESREDVPGIMRLSFRQEQDWERAKTLLDSMGYKVVV, from the coding sequence ATGAAGATTGCCATTTTCGGCGTGGGACTGATTGGTGGGTCCCTCGCACTTTGTTTTAAAGGGAAGCCGGATATTACTGTTGTCGGCCATGCCCATCTCCCTGAACTGATGGAACCGATGTTAAGCCGTGGTGTCGTGGACACCGCGACTCTTTCGGTTGAAGAAGCGGCAGAGGATGCCGATTTTATTTTTTTATGCGTACCTGTGGGCTTATTGGAACATTATCTCGAACTGTTAAGCAAGCTACCGCTTAAAACGGGTTGTATTATTACTGATGTAGGCAGCACGAAATCGGCAATTGCCAAAAAAGCATCAGAAATTTCTTTGCGCAACGCTTACTTTATCGGTGGTCATCCGATGGCCGGTTCGGAGCGTTCCGGTGTAAAGGCTGCTTCCGCATTGTTATTTGAAAACGCATATTATGTGCTTTCCCCGGCAGAGGGTGTGCCTGAGGAAGCATACAGTTCACTGGAACGTTTATTAAAATATACTAGTGCTCATGTTGTGCGTGTCCAACCTGATATGCATGATGATATTGTCGGTGCGATTAGCCATCTTCCGCACATTATTGCAGCGGCGCTGGTGAATCAGGTGCGAAAGCACAATGATGAAAATCCGTTGTACCGTACATTGGCTGCGGGCGGGTTCCGTGATATTACACGGATAGCCTCTAGTGATCCGGTTGTGTGGCGGGACATCTTACTGAGCAATCGTGAAGTTTTACTAGGCCTGTTGGAAGAATGGAACGGACAGATTGAGCGTTTTACCCATTTACTGAGAATACAAGACGGTGAGGGAATCGCTGACGAGTTTTTGACAGCTGGGCACTTCCGCAGTGAACTGCCAGAGCGTCGCAAAGGAGTCATCGTCTCCACGTTTGATCTGTATATTGATGTACCGGATACCCCAGGGATTATCGGGCGAATTGCTATGGAACTGGGGAATCACAGCATTAATCTGAGCAATATGCAAATCATTGAAAGCCGGGAGGATGTCCCAGGCATCATGCGGCTTTCCTTCCGTCAAGAGCAGGATTGGGAGCGTGCCAAGACTCTGCTGGATTCGATGGGGTATAAAGTGGTGGTGTGA
- the hisC gene encoding histidinol-phosphate transaminase: MQPKPHIVHLPVYQPGKPIEDVKRELGLDEVIKLASNENPYGSSPKVLQAIQQEFANISVYPDGSAVALTQALAKRTGLKEEQFIYGCGSDEIIALITRAFLLPGEESIMADQTFSVYKSNVEIEGAVAVEVPLRDGVHDLDAMLSHINDRTKIIWICNPNNPTGTIVPEAELIAFLDQVPKHIMVVLDEAYAEFVTDRSYPDGIRLLPAYENLVVLRTFSKIYGLASLRIGYGMGAESIIRLINQVREPFNTSRVAQAAAIAALEDQEFVQECRDRNAEGRAYLQNELKRLGLESFPAHGNFIMLDVRRPSGEVFQELLRKGVIIRAGHHKYPTYIRVSVGSQPQNELFIRVLEQVLGAEAAKVRL, from the coding sequence ATGCAACCTAAACCGCATATTGTACATTTGCCAGTATATCAGCCCGGTAAACCGATTGAAGACGTAAAACGTGAGCTGGGACTCGATGAAGTCATCAAGCTCGCTTCGAATGAGAATCCGTATGGTAGCTCTCCCAAAGTGTTGCAGGCCATTCAGCAGGAGTTTGCTAACATTAGTGTGTATCCTGACGGAAGTGCGGTAGCTTTGACACAGGCACTAGCTAAACGGACGGGTTTAAAAGAGGAACAGTTTATCTATGGCTGCGGATCTGACGAAATAATTGCGTTGATTACGCGTGCTTTCCTCCTTCCCGGGGAAGAAAGCATTATGGCCGATCAGACATTTTCCGTATACAAAAGTAATGTGGAAATTGAGGGAGCGGTTGCAGTTGAGGTGCCTTTGCGTGACGGTGTACATGATTTGGATGCTATGCTGTCTCACATCAATGACCGTACAAAAATTATTTGGATCTGTAATCCAAATAACCCGACGGGCACGATTGTACCTGAAGCAGAGCTAATTGCGTTTTTGGACCAAGTACCAAAGCACATCATGGTTGTTCTGGATGAAGCCTACGCCGAGTTTGTGACGGATCGTTCGTATCCCGACGGCATTCGTTTGTTGCCAGCGTACGAAAACCTGGTTGTACTACGCACCTTCTCCAAAATCTATGGGCTTGCTTCGCTGCGCATTGGTTATGGTATGGGAGCCGAGTCAATCATTCGCTTGATAAATCAGGTTCGTGAACCGTTTAATACATCACGGGTAGCGCAGGCTGCGGCCATTGCTGCCTTGGAAGATCAGGAATTTGTTCAAGAATGCCGGGATCGTAATGCAGAGGGCAGAGCTTATTTGCAAAATGAGCTCAAGCGTCTGGGGCTGGAGTCTTTCCCGGCACATGGTAATTTTATTATGCTGGATGTACGTCGTCCATCCGGTGAGGTATTCCAGGAGTTGCTTCGTAAAGGTGTGATTATTCGCGCAGGTCATCATAAATATCCGACATATATTAGGGTGTCGGTTGGATCACAGCCGCAAAATGAGTTGTTTATTCGTGTGCTGGAACAGGTCCTGGGGGCGGAAGCGGCGAAAGTACGCCTATAA
- the trpA gene encoding tryptophan synthase subunit alpha: MNLIDQAFGRLKNEGKTALIPFLTVGDPDVDTTIEIIRLLESAGADILELGVPYSDPLADGPVIQRASERALKRQISIRTCMETASLARAAGSSLPFILFTYYNPVLQMGMDAFFAGLQEHGISGLIIPDLPLEEAEELGGRAAEVGVHLIPLVAPTSEQRIERIVRQARGFVYCVSSLGVTGERASFFEGIEDFIAQVKRHTDIPVAVGFGISTQEQVARFSNICDGVVVGSAIVRQVEEAIPLLNDSARRQEGLLQIHNFVAQLKQ; encoded by the coding sequence ATGAATTTAATTGATCAGGCGTTTGGTCGCCTTAAAAATGAAGGCAAAACGGCATTAATTCCTTTTCTGACGGTAGGCGACCCGGATGTGGATACTACAATAGAGATCATTCGGCTGTTAGAGTCGGCCGGAGCTGACATATTGGAACTGGGTGTACCCTATTCCGACCCGCTGGCTGACGGTCCTGTAATTCAGCGCGCGTCTGAGCGTGCACTGAAACGGCAAATTTCCATTCGCACGTGCATGGAGACAGCTTCTCTGGCCAGAGCGGCAGGTTCAAGTCTGCCTTTTATTCTGTTCACGTATTATAACCCTGTATTACAGATGGGTATGGATGCTTTCTTTGCAGGCTTGCAGGAGCACGGTATCAGCGGTCTGATTATTCCGGACCTTCCGCTTGAGGAAGCGGAGGAGCTGGGAGGACGGGCCGCAGAGGTGGGTGTGCATCTGATTCCTCTGGTGGCTCCAACTTCTGAACAGCGGATCGAACGAATTGTCCGTCAGGCCCGTGGATTTGTATACTGTGTATCTTCGCTGGGTGTAACTGGGGAAAGAGCTTCCTTTTTTGAAGGTATAGAGGACTTTATCGCGCAGGTCAAACGGCATACAGATATTCCGGTAGCGGTTGGCTTCGGGATCTCTACTCAAGAGCAGGTAGCCCGGTTTTCAAACATTTGCGATGGAGTTGTGGTCGGCAGTGCAATTGTACGTCAGGTGGAGGAGGCCATTCCATTGCTGAATGATTCTGCGCGCAGGCAAGAAGGTCTTTTGCAAATTCATAATTTTGTGGCACAATTAAAGCAGTAA
- the trpB gene encoding tryptophan synthase subunit beta codes for MTQLPDNNGRFGTFGGRFVPETLMNALIELEESYRKYADDPEFKAELNGLLKDYSGRETPLYYAERLSQHLGGAKIYLKREDLNHTGAHKINNALAQGLLAKRMGKQKVIAETGAGQHGVATATVAALLGLECKVFMGEEDTVRQQLNVFRMQLLGAEVIPVTSGTRTLKDAGNEALRYWVSHVHDTFYILGSAVGPHPYPMMVRDFQRVIGDETRRQILEKEGRLPDVIVAAIGGGSNAIGMFYPFIEDQGVALIGVEAAGKGVETEFHAATMTKGTQGVFQGSMSYLLQDEYGQVQPAHSISAGLDYPGVGPEHSYLKDIERAKYVPITDQEALDALQLLCRTEGILPALESAHAVAQVVKLAPTLTADDIIVICLSGRGDKDVDSIIKYLGGNPS; via the coding sequence ATGACACAATTACCTGATAACAACGGACGTTTTGGAACATTTGGAGGACGTTTTGTACCGGAAACGTTGATGAACGCACTGATTGAATTGGAGGAATCCTACCGTAAGTACGCGGATGATCCCGAGTTTAAAGCAGAGTTGAACGGGCTCCTTAAGGACTATTCTGGTCGGGAAACGCCGCTTTATTATGCGGAGCGTCTGAGTCAGCATTTGGGCGGAGCTAAAATTTACTTGAAGCGCGAAGATTTAAATCATACCGGTGCCCACAAAATCAATAATGCATTAGCTCAGGGATTGCTGGCGAAGCGTATGGGGAAACAGAAGGTCATTGCTGAAACAGGCGCAGGACAGCATGGTGTCGCGACAGCGACTGTGGCTGCGTTGCTCGGATTGGAATGCAAGGTGTTTATGGGCGAAGAGGATACTGTGCGCCAGCAGCTGAACGTCTTTCGGATGCAGCTTTTGGGTGCAGAGGTCATTCCGGTGACATCAGGTACACGTACACTTAAGGATGCCGGGAATGAAGCTTTGCGTTACTGGGTCAGCCATGTCCATGATACGTTCTATATTTTGGGTTCAGCTGTCGGCCCGCACCCGTATCCGATGATGGTGCGGGACTTCCAACGTGTGATTGGTGATGAAACACGTCGCCAGATCCTAGAGAAGGAAGGCAGACTTCCGGATGTCATCGTGGCAGCGATCGGTGGCGGAAGCAATGCCATCGGCATGTTTTATCCTTTTATTGAGGATCAGGGTGTCGCATTGATTGGCGTGGAGGCCGCTGGAAAAGGTGTCGAAACGGAATTCCATGCAGCTACGATGACCAAGGGAACACAAGGGGTCTTCCAAGGCTCTATGAGTTATCTGCTTCAGGATGAGTATGGACAAGTGCAACCTGCGCATTCCATCTCGGCTGGATTAGATTATCCAGGTGTTGGACCGGAGCATTCATACCTGAAAGATATTGAGCGGGCCAAATATGTTCCGATCACGGATCAGGAAGCGCTGGATGCACTTCAGCTCCTCTGCCGTACCGAAGGAATACTTCCTGCATTAGAGTCGGCACATGCAGTTGCGCAGGTCGTCAAGCTGGCACCTACGTTGACGGCAGATGATATTATCGTTATTTGTTTGTCTGGACGCGGGGATAAAGATGTGGACTCCATTATCAAGTATTTGGGAGGAAATCCGTCATGA
- a CDS encoding phosphoribosylanthranilate isomerase, whose translation MNKTGVKICGLQSVEVLKSMVNLPVDYIGFVFADSKRRIDGVQAGKLLRVLDEWTSGSRPRSVGVFVNPGDALLNDVMEKAPLDVIQLHGQESPRRCREIREHFGIQVFKAWSVDSQGQTERSADELDAYVGTIDALLLDTYDPLYGGGSGKTFAWDRIPAYQAWTHQHGIPLFVAGGLTADNAEKLVHEYHPHGLDVSSGVETNGVKDIAKITAFVERVKQA comes from the coding sequence ATGAACAAAACGGGCGTAAAAATTTGTGGACTTCAAAGCGTTGAAGTGCTAAAATCTATGGTAAACTTACCGGTCGATTATATAGGTTTTGTGTTTGCTGACAGTAAGCGCCGGATTGACGGCGTACAGGCTGGAAAGCTGCTTCGCGTATTAGATGAATGGACCTCAGGCAGCAGACCGCGCAGCGTGGGTGTATTTGTGAACCCTGGTGATGCACTGTTAAATGATGTGATGGAGAAAGCACCCTTGGATGTCATACAGCTGCATGGACAGGAGAGTCCGCGGCGCTGTCGGGAAATTAGGGAGCATTTTGGTATACAGGTATTCAAGGCATGGTCTGTGGACAGTCAAGGACAAACAGAACGCTCGGCGGACGAATTGGATGCCTATGTCGGGACAATTGACGCTTTATTGCTGGATACATACGATCCCCTGTATGGCGGCGGCTCCGGAAAAACGTTTGCGTGGGATCGAATTCCTGCCTATCAGGCTTGGACCCATCAACATGGAATTCCTTTGTTTGTAGCCGGCGGGTTGACTGCCGATAATGCGGAAAAGCTGGTTCATGAGTATCATCCCCATGGGCTGGATGTATCCAGCGGTGTAGAGACGAACGGAGTCAAGGACATTGCAAAAATCACAGCATTCGTAGAAAGGGTGAAGCAGGCATGA
- the trpC gene encoding indole-3-glycerol phosphate synthase TrpC, with translation MYLDKIVVTKRQEVEQLKEHFQISKAERLIADLPATRGFENAIASRRNRPLGLIAEVKKASPSKGLIRPDFHPVDIARAYEGAGADCISVLTDVTYFQGSPEYLQQIRDQVKIPLLRKDFIIDERQIYEARLLGADAVLLIAAILEPRVLGSFLQIAKDLGLDALVEVHDSEELKAVLELGTATLIGVNNRNLRTFETRLQTTEELISLIPKGVTFISESGIAGPEDVNYLHSVGAHGILVGEHLMRKEDVGQAVAELMDGVKA, from the coding sequence ATGTATCTTGACAAAATTGTGGTGACGAAGCGACAAGAAGTGGAGCAGCTTAAGGAGCATTTTCAAATAAGTAAAGCTGAACGATTAATTGCTGATTTACCTGCGACGAGAGGATTCGAAAATGCGATCGCGAGCAGACGCAATCGTCCGCTCGGACTGATTGCTGAGGTGAAGAAGGCTTCCCCATCCAAAGGGTTGATTCGACCGGATTTCCATCCGGTGGACATTGCACGTGCATATGAGGGAGCAGGAGCGGATTGCATTTCTGTACTGACAGATGTGACGTATTTTCAGGGGAGCCCTGAATATTTACAGCAAATTCGCGATCAGGTGAAGATTCCGCTGCTGCGAAAGGATTTTATCATTGATGAACGGCAAATATATGAAGCTCGTCTGCTGGGAGCGGATGCGGTGCTATTGATTGCCGCTATCCTGGAACCCCGTGTATTAGGGTCTTTTTTACAGATTGCCAAGGACCTCGGGCTGGACGCGTTGGTAGAGGTGCATGACAGTGAGGAGCTTAAAGCAGTGCTGGAGCTGGGGACAGCAACCTTAATTGGCGTAAATAACCGAAATCTGCGGACATTCGAGACTCGTCTCCAGACGACAGAGGAGCTGATCTCACTAATTCCTAAAGGGGTTACGTTCATCAGTGAGAGCGGAATTGCGGGACCGGAAGATGTTAATTATCTGCATTCGGTAGGTGCACACGGTATCTTGGTGGGGGAGCATCTGATGCGCAAGGAAGATGTAGGACAGGCTGTAGCCGAATTGATGGACGGGGTTAAAGCATGA